The DNA window TGCGTGTCAAGCATAGGTTTTTACTAAAAGAAAAGCTGGAGCAACATAAATCTAGCAGATCGTAGGAACAAGCAATGCAAGTCAACATGTAAAATCAGCCAATGTTGCTTACTTATAATGTTGAATCTTTTGTTTTCTGTTCTCAACAACTGGGTGTTGAATCGGGGTGCCcttcaaaatatgttttctctGCATCCAAAACACCCTGAACAAACAAGAGTTCAGTAGTCAGTCTTACCTAAAAGCAGCAGGTTTAAATCCATTGGTTTAGAGagtataacctttataattatgATGGCTGCATCCTTGTTTATTAGCTCATTATACTCTTGACAAGCCAGATTCTGAAATCAACAAGACACATAAATTATTAGAGTGGTGTGTTTGCTATGTTACCAGACTCAAGATGAGTGCCAGATATGGGTATGATTAACTTAAGTTTTCCATATATTTGGTAGATTTAACCTCCATACCTATATTAGAATATATGTCAGACACAAGTGCCGGACATAGGTGctttaggaaaaactaaagaatCAGGATAAAATAGGTGGTGAGAaccacaaataaataaataaactactTGAGAATTAAGGCAAACCTGAACACAATTTGGGCAACCTGTGTCTGATGAGCAGTGGCAACATGTGAGAAGTTCCAAAGCAGAATGCAAAAGCTCTGTGAAATATGGTTGGATCTGTCGCATATTTGAATGTTTTCACTTTTCATATTAAAAATTGACTCAAAGTAGAATTTTTCTTGATAATGATTCAACTAACCAAGCATCCATAAACTTGCATAAAAACTTCCAATTCCATGGAAAACATGCAATTGCCTTATTCCACTTATTTACTAATCTATGATGATTAAGTTCAAAATTGCATCAAACAGCAAGCAGCATATACCATAAGGTGATATTTTATAATGGCTACCAGATCTAAAATCTATTGACAGAAGGTGAAGAGGCCCTTGCTTTACTGTAAGCCACTGTACCTTAGATAAAGTTAAAGGATTTATCTTTCATCAAGTTTCTAATAACCCAACACTTTTAGCAgattttgaacaaaatgaaattatttcaaatttcaattcaaaGTAACACTCACTCGCATGCTTCAAAGTCTTCAAGCAAAAATATAGATCCGTAGCTTTCCAGTAGTACTGTCAAGTAAGACTCCAGCATTACATTACCTGTTTCGAGACACCAGTCCCTCCAGGATGTTGATCATACAATAGAATTCTCTCAGGAAAGAAACGGCTATCATAAGGATTCGGACACTCTGGAGCCAAGTCGGATAAATTGCATCTCATATATCTACGACAGggaattattaaaagaaaaagtaaaaaaagatcAAAAAGAGCACCAATGTCTAATGTTCATTGGTAAGAAAGGCTCAAAAAGGTTAAATAGAGCTCAACATTTTTATATGAAAGGCTGAGATATTGAAAAGATCTTACATATAAAATACCTACAATGGTACAACATGTAAAACCGCATGACAAGCAGCATGCAGACCTGCACGGAATGAGTACTTCTTCTCTACTATTATTTTTAAGGATTGTGGAACACTAATCCAAACTGCCTGCAAGCATGTGAATTGATATAAATAAGGCATACTAGTTACCAAACGATTatcaaaaatcaaattgaaataaaaaatggttaatatTGATCCTAAAAGAACCTGTGATTCATATGAATATCTAGGCAGAGAAAGATCAACAGTGTCCAAGACTTGGTTGCTCCCCCTACGTATTCGGCAGAAACCAAACCAAGTAGTTGTTACACTGCAAGGATTTGCTTGAGCTGTTGTTTTTGGGAGTTGATCTTTTGAGACCCGGGCTGGATAGGCCTAAGGAAAACCAAGATGAATGGCAGGTGAAGCTTTCGCATACCAGTTCCAACAAAAGTTATGTTGAGAAGGTGAAAAAGAGGACATCTGATAGCAAAATATATCGTTTCAGTTCATTTCAATTTTATGTCCGATATGAAACTTATCTTCAATCATTAAAGATTGCCTTTCTTTGCTATTTAGTTTTTAGTGTATTTCAATGTTAGTCAAATCAGGTAATAAAGTTCTCTCGTACACCTAGTCCTACagccattttttatatttaaaaactatGAGGCTAGGAAAGGACTAAGGAGGTGCCAATACCAACTTCAAACATCTTATCAGAAACACAAAGTTTAAGTGTGAGCACCTCAacaaatttgagaaaaagaagtCTGACTTACAATTTTACCACCAACAATATGTATGTCTGTATAATCCCGAGTCTTTGTGTAATAGTCCATGACAGCTTTTTCGCAATAAGCAATTTTTCTCGATAAATCCAAATCCTTCACCAGATAGGTCCTCCCTTGGTGCAAGTAAACAGCACCTTCATATACCTGTGTCATAGTAACAATTATAAAAGAAACTCAACAAAAGGAGTGAAGAAAGAACAAATTCACTGTATATACATGTAGAAGTAATTAGGAACAACCAATAAACTATGACGAAAGAGAATACACAAGGGTCTGATGAAATGaataagtctttttttttttaattaagttctaAATAAGAGAAAAAGCACGCCTGAAGTGATATGGAAAAGGGtaggaaaataaaatttgacagagaaatagaggaagaaaaagagatttgaaagGCAAATCAAAGGACAAGGCCGAAAATAGAGGATTCCTAGGGATAggaaagaaatgagaaataagAGGGGCCAACTTCTTTAACAACAATTCTCAATAGCTGCATTCATCATCAACATAAGCTACTGAAGAATCAGAATAAGTTCTGTATgcataagctactactttacCAAGCATTGgataaataaaacaaatctacaaatattttcttttatatagtattttaaataaaatctctCAATATTTTAGTCCATAAATAAGTGTGAACTTGTCATGCATCAAAAAATTACACCTGAAAGAAAGCCCTGCTTTCctcaatctcttctagggtttcattCAATTGTTTATCTATTACTATATATCTCTCTGCCTCTATTGCTCGTATACTGATTGAACGTGAAGGCCTTTTCTGAAAGGACAGGGTGTAAGAAAATATTTAGTCATCAAAAGTAAGAAGTAAACCAGCTATCAAACCTAAACATAAGTGTCTTACCTCATGGCCCATATAACTCCATATTTTAGACAAAGAATCATTTGAAGGATTAGAAGTCAAGTATCCTCTATTTTTAAGAGCATTTATGGCTTTGCTCAGACCAGAGCCAAAATATTTTTCATCGTAAAGCAAACTCAATGGATGTTCAAGAGCTGCACAAACCAGATGCTGCTCAAGCACCTGAATGAATAGAGCACCTCAGCATTGATTTGCACATTTGTTGGAACCTCTAACATAAATTAATATCTCAATTGCTGAAAACAAAATACCTGCTGGTTTTGAGCATCAATATGACAACACTCAATTGGACCACAGAATAATTTCTGAGGGAATTTCATAAAATATTGATCAAGAGGCCCCTCAAATGCAACATACACAGCAAGAGACGACCTTTCTCTTCTGCCAGACCTACCAGCCTGTTGCCATAGGCTAAATTCAGAAGAGAAACACCcccaattaaaaattatgaaaataatactCGTACAAATCAAATGATGATGAATTTGCACCATACCTTGCAATACTACCAGGAAATCCTAGATGCAGAGTAACATCAATATGTCCAACATCAATTCCCAATTCAAGCGCATTTGTTGCAGCAATACCACAAAGCTTTCCACCAAAAAATTCACTCTCTATCCTCCTCCTATCCTGCTCCATAGTcaatagatattaaaataaagagaATCATAGGTCACAGTTTTTAACTCCTGTTTTCCAACAAATGCAAATTTGCACTAAACAAGATAATTATGAAAACTAGAAAactatttcataaataaattattgactCTCACCGAAATTTAATGAACCAAAAAGAAAAGTCAAGACTTAAGTAGGATAACAATATTAGCCCTAAGACAAGAATCCATGTTGAGAAAAATTTATAGCAAACAAAAACTGAATTCAAAGAAGCAAGGGTGTAACTTAGGCATGCCATCAACATCATTGTCAAAATTTATTGACAATAATTACCACAAATATTAAACTGACCTCAGAAACATAACCAGCACGATAGGCACATATGGAATTGACATGGTGGGGAGCCACCTCTTCAAGAATTTCACGCCTGGATAGTATATGATATGAATACAGTTATACACCATTTTCTTGCATAGGATAACAGCTTGAAGAATAACTAGTATATGATCAAATCATGAAGTGAGACATACGTATAACATAAAACTAGCTCACAAAGTTTACGGGATTTACAAAAAGCAATACATCGAAGTCCATGCTGAACCATTTCCGCAAAAAGATGGGAAACTTCTGAGATTGGGCTGAGCAAGAAAGTGAAACATCATTATGATATGCAAATGAATAACAACTTATGACCCTTAAACATCATTCTTTTCAAGGAAGAGAGAAGACTATATCATCAAACCTCAAACTCTTATCAGAAGCGTTTCTACCATCTATGCCAAACTCACTTTTATCTAGCTCCTGCAATTTAACAGTATTAGTAGGTATATATCATAACCTACCCAAGCAAAGCAATGGCAAAATAGAAAAGACAACAATATTAGCAAAAAGACCCACGGTTCTCAAAGGTAAAACAGGATTCCAGAGAACAAAAAACTTTTCCGAAGAAGGACTTCCATCTTTTTCAATCAGCTCCAACGTTGACAAATTTGCAAGTTCCTGAAGCATCAGAAAAAAATATTCCAATTCAGTGAATAAATATAAAGGTTGTAGATCATGCTGGCCCAACCTAATCAGAAGCACCAAAATACAAAAGAAGAACCATCATAACGGGAACATGCAGTAATAGAAATAAAAGCAAATGAAAAGACTAGTCTTTAAGAATCTTACCATACAGTGCTCACGAGGATTTGAAGAAGTTGCCGTACAGAAAACAAAAGATGGATCACTTCCATACACTACAAAATCGACCTCACCAAGTCAAGGGAAAAAAGAGGATATATATAAGTAGGAATccctaaatttcttttttattaccATGAGAGCAAAGCCTGCGAAGTCTTCTTAGTATAAGGGCAGTATGGCACCCAAATGCCCCCTTATAAGCATGAGCTTCATCAATCACTACAAAACTTTACGACAAGAAGATAGAATTTGGTGATGAAAAAGTAATAAATAGGAACATCACATCTAAACGGGCCACAATTTGACTCAAGATATAGTGTAAAGAATGTTTTCTGATGAATCTCACCTAAGATTTGATAATATTCGACTAAATTGTCTATGTAACGGCAGGATTGCCATGTGTAACATATCGGGATTTGTGATCAACTGCATGCAAAAATGGCAAGGGCTTTAGATAAAAGACAGCTAAATGACAACTGGGGGGAAGGGATGGAAAAGACTAACTCTACATTTGAGACAGCTGATACTTTAGCTAATATACCAATCTAGCATTTTCTCGAAGCCATGTCCTTTCTTTCTGAGAAGTATCACCATCATATACCCCAATATTTATGCCACAATCAAACCCATTTGTCAAAGTTAACAAAGCTCTTAGTTGATCTTGAGCTAAGGCCTGCATCGGAGAAAAAATTGTCAATAGAGATAATGCCCATGGACCGTGTTCATAAAATTGAAAAGCCTAGTAGCAACAAACCTTTGTGGGAAACAAGTAAAGTGCACATGACGACAAATTATGAGACAATGCCTCCAAAACTGGCAGATTATAACAAACAGATTTTCCACTAGATGTCATTGTTGCTACAACAACATTCTTCCCTGAAAGAGATGCCATTATTGACTCTGCCTGTAAAGGCAGCAAGGGCTCAGACATATGCAAGATCTTACCTTTAATAGGATAGCAGTGGTAGAAACAATCCATACCTGGTGGCTGTAAAGTTTATTGATTCCAATGCTTTTAAGGGCAGATTTTGACTTGTCTGAGAGTTCATTAGGTATCTCCACATAGGAACCTTTCCTAGCACCAATTTTTTCAACATGCACCATCTGCATCAGTTATAAATAAAGAGACAATTAGAAGAATTCTTTCAAATAAGAGACAATAAAAATGCTAGCATGTTAGGGCGATTTGACACTGAGGCAAAAGAATGTACAAGATCCCAAAGctgtttttgagaaaataaacccaTTATATTCGCACAGCAGCCTTCCTACCAGTGGCTACGAAATTCAATCGGAGAAATATTTCTTTCCGAGAACCCAAACAGAGTGTAGAAGATAACCTGTCCATCTGATCCAATGCTCTTTCTGAGGTGCTCAACCATTTCTGATGGTAGCAATTGACTTGTATCCTGCTAAATCAAGAGGGTGTTATGATGATACAAGTCCCTTAGACTTCAAAAacagttttaaaatattaataacagaAAGGTCAaagacagcccaaaactgaccttCAAATGTTGTTCTAAGCCTATCGTAAAGAATTCATGATCTCCAACAAATAATAACTTCTAATGCTTACATAACATATGAGCTAGAGAAACTATGATAGCCAAACAGCATGAATAAAGGTTATTGATATGTAAATTAAGTATTTGACACAATTTAACCCCAATATGGCAAGAAAATACTATTTCACTCAGCTCAAGGGTAAAttatctatattttcattttttttttcctttttcacattTTTTGTTATGCAAAGATAAAATTTAGATCTTGAAAAAGCACCATAACCATGTACTGAGTGTGAACTGGCACATACATGACATCGTCGTTTGACTGAATGAGAATTCGAAGCAGAGGAACTGCTTCTCCTTGCCCGTTTTGCTTCATTTCTTTCCAAAACATAATCACCTTTCTTTACAAATAAAAGCAAATCCTCTAAGGAAAATGATAGCAGATTCTCATAATTCTTTTTAGACTGCACAAAACAAAGATAATTATTCAGTTATTCataataggaaaaagaaaaagtgtgTTAAATGCCTACAGCTGAAAACATAATGCAGGGGCAGTCAAGAAACTGGAAGTGGTGAATCAATAATATGAAAGTGCTACAAGATTATCCGGAGGAAAGAAATGATACTTTCCCCATTGGATATTGACAGTGAAAATTGTCCCTTGCTAGTTATGAACCTGAAGCGCATATTATTTGGTAACAGTGAACTTTTCAATCATAAAATGCTatggttgaaaaagaaaaaaaaaatcaacggATACATACATGTAAAATCAACTTGCCCCAAAACagaaaatcatgtcattcatatTATCTGTCATTTGAAAGCTACAGAAACAACTGTGAGAATAGATGGATGATGGATCAGACTCATCCTTTAATGTTAGGTGGAGTTACAATAGAAACAAAAGACATTGTGGAAAGGCTTGACAAATTTAATACTTGCCACACAGGAAAGTAAGGAGAGGGAAAAAAGAGCTCatcaaatcaatttaataaaCATGTCCTCGTAGATTTCAAGCTTCCTAAGAACCACTAGAATATCGACAAAGGAAATATTTATATATGCTTTGGATAAACAGAAACAAAATCAGGATTGGAAGCGGTTTATATTACCATTAACAACTTGATAGTCTCCCACAAGCTAGTTTTGAATGAACTCTCCCATTTCTTCATTAAGTTAAAAATCTTTGAAAGAGACCTGCATGTTTTACCTGTGAACAAGCAGGTTGAACAGTCCAAAATGTTTTACTAGCTTGGAAGCTTATCTAAAATTAACCAAAAGAAACGGAAGATGTATTTATGTTCAGTAATACCAGCTTCAAGCTTGCTGGCAAACTTGTCTGCCTCCTTTGTTGAAGAATGGGTGATAACAAGTGCATTGCTAAAATTTTTAGGCTCCATATCATTATTTACAAAATACACCACCTGAGATAAGCACAATGAAATGCTTTACTCCAGCATGTGAAAGAAATAGAAGCTCTAAACGAGCACTATTTGACAGATAAAAATCAAACGTGCTTCAAGAGCATTGTCACAGCAAGTTAAGGGATGACAATATAATTAAAGAAATTCAATATTGTGAAATATGACTACAAATTGTACAGCCACACAAACATCCAGAGAAAGCTAAGTTGAAAAGGAATTGTGACATAAAGCACACAAGAAGAACAAGGATAAAATTTCCGAGACTTAACATTAGATTTCATTAGATTTCATGAGTACTTGCCCCCCGTTTCTTGTTTACTTTTCAAAAAGAACAATGAAGTCAAACATAAAGTTAAACCACACAAATTATGCAAGGCATCATCAAAAGAATACTAGGGAAGAATACCTAACGACACAAAAGTGGATCCATATACAAAGACCCCTCAAAGATAATAAGCAATAAACAATTTTATCCATGATTACACAGCTGCATACATGTGAGTATGCATTCTTTAGCTATCCATGCACTACCAGGTTTGGTAGCTAACAGCACAGGTACTTTAGCCAGAGGGAAAATTCCCTCCCAAAATGCAACATGTACAGTTAGATAAAAGTTTCCAATAGTTATACAGCAATTATCATGCACAATCCTTCTACTTCATCTTTTTAAGTCACCCTATCCACTTAATCCAAATGGAAAAGCATGTGGAAACCAGTACACATGTCTAAAGTTAGCATGAAAGTATCTCAATCTTAAGTCACCAACAAGGAACATTGATGGATGGGCTTTGTATCAGCTAGAAACTTGACTAAGAGGTGGTCTATATAACCTAAGAGAGAAACAAACCTTAGGACAAAGAACAGAAAGATGCTCTATGTCCTCCATACAAATCCCAACTCCAAATTTTTCTAAATGCCCCAGAACTTGCTTCAAACGACTTGTAGTCATTCTCTCTGTTTGCAGCTGAAGAAACGCCCACAAAATGCTTAATAAAGCAAAGGCCTCCACAAGTCCCCTCAACCAAGTAGGACACAAACAAGAAGCATGATCATCACTAGTCCGGAATATGGCCTCACTTAACAGCATACATTTCCCAGAATATGGACTGGACAAACAATTCATGGACTGTAAAACCTCGACAAACTTCTCACAATTCTTCTCCTCGAACAAATCCCTATCTGAAGACCGCAATACATTCCACAATAAATCATAAGGATGCCCCTCATTTCTCTCATCCTTATCAATATTTCCTCCTTGTATTCTTCTACTCTTAAaggaatcatcatcatcatcaccatgaccattactattgttattattaccTTCACTAAACTTTCTCGAATTGTCGCGTAAATATGAGAATTCTTGCATCATATCAGAATAAGTAGAATCCGCAAAGCTTGAGGCAGCGCTTGCGTCGTTAGAAAAGCTAGGGTTTTCGACTTGAGGCTTGTTTTTCTTAGTAAATGGAATCAAAACAAAGAATTCACCAGACTGAAAGGCGAGGCTACTCACTTTGCATTGCAAGTTCAATTTAGTGCCctgcaaacaaaaaaaaaaacgatTGAGCTTAATACAGTGGGAATAAGAAATGTTGATTTGTTCGTACTTCATACCTTGAAAAAGAGGTGGAAATTGGGAGACGAAGTGGCGGGAGCGAAAGAAAGTTTCAAGAGATGTTTGAGATCGTTAATTGTTGTTTCTGGAGATACGGTAATGGTGGTGGATTCACCACTCAGTGTTCGGACTTCGATTTCCTTCACCGCCATGAACTTTTACATTAATTTCTACGATGTTCTGTTCAGCACGCTttcaattttatcaatttgaaacaATTAGATATAATCCCGGCAGGGACAAAGGGTAGCTTAGGGAATTTGGCGGGGACTTTTAGTTTCCTTTTTCACAAATATCCCCCGGTTGGGCCCGGTTCGGATTAGGTCTGACTTTAGTCGGTTCCAAAACAACATTTTCTCCTCGGTCTAGATTGAGTTGGGTTAAGAGGCAATGTTTTCttcaaagaaaaagtaaatatagAGAAAgtttttaaagggaaaaaaaggtaatgttttcttcttcaaataaatctttttttttggttaaataaacttaaattattatttaatagtttAGGTATTattattgacaaaaaaaattaactatcagactaagaattaaatataatttGAGATCAATTTATTAATAGACAGTAATACATTAAATTATAAATCTAATACATATGAGGAttgataactttttttttatttggagttattttagtataatttttacagtattttagaaaataattttagtaattatgttagtttttattatattttataattttttgaattaattatattttatatgattttgatatttttagagtTAAATTAGATTTACTTACTATTTTTCTctttatactttataataaaGCACGATCTTCAATTCAAAACTTCTGATAGCAAATAGTCTAGTCCTTTGTAATTTCTACATCTAAGCAAGGGAATACATGAttcatagaaaaaaaaagaaggaaaatagtATTAAATTAACTtggaggttaatgaacaattctGTTGCACGAATAAAACTTCAAGCTTAcaaaaagataaaagagatctaGAGTGCTCAGTATAAAATTTACAACTATTTTctctttaaattattattattttactcttTATTAATGGAAATTTATTTTGAATCTCTTCTAATGTGGTTTTCACACAACTTAACATTAACATGAACTAACTATATTTCTTACAACAATGATCAATCTtactttttagttaattaatttaatttattttcaattgtttCTATCATTACTACTTATTTATATAGTCATatgcttgtttattttgtttgtgTGGCCATCaaattgtattattttgataaatttgattgtTTCGAAGATAAGAATTAAGGTTAAGATCTCGATTAATATTAACTTCAATTAACGTAAAGCCCTAACAACAACGTAATTAACACAACTCAAACTCAAGCCACacttaaaatgattaaattttattttattgattcgTATCACATAAGAACTAAATAGTTAGTACTTGCCAACTTAAAATTTGATCATAGTgaggaaaatatatttttatcacattattatttgatttaatacatgcacttgcattacAAATTTTCACACACTagctatataaaaaattaaataataacatttatttacaatttttaatcttcaaaataagTGCATAAGTTACAAActgaataataatttatttgaagtATTGCTTATAATTTACCgaatataagataaataaaaagaataCATTTTGAAAAAGTATTAActcaaaattctttaaaaaaaatgataggtTATCACTTAAAAAATCATTCATGAATTGAGCTGgggtttgaaaattttcaatatttgacaatttaaaaaaaataaaattaaaaaggttaatttat is part of the Gossypium hirsutum isolate 1008001.06 chromosome D11, Gossypium_hirsutum_v2.1, whole genome shotgun sequence genome and encodes:
- the LOC107912104 gene encoding ATP-dependent helicase hrq1 isoform X4; this translates as MAVKEIEVRTLSGESTTITVSPETTINDLKHLLKLSFAPATSSPNFHLFFKGTKLNLQCKVSSLAFQSGEFFVLIPFTKKNKPQVENPSFSNDASAASSFADSTYSDMMQEFSYLRDNSRKFSEGNNNNSNGHGDDDDDSFKSRRIQGGNIDKDERNEGHPYDLLWNVLRSSDRDLFEEKNCEKFVEVLQSMNCLSSPYSGKCMLLSEAIFRTSDDHASCLCPTWLRGLVEAFALLSILWAFLQLQTERMTTSRLKQVLGHLEKFGVGICMEDIEHLSVLCPKVVYFVNNDMEPKNFSNALVITHSSTKEADKFASKLEAGKTCRSLSKIFNLMKKWESSFKTSLWETIKLLMSKKNYENLLSFSLEDLLLFVKKGDYVLERNEAKRARRSSSSASNSHSVKRRCHDTSQLLPSEMVEHLRKSIGSDGQMVHVEKIGARKGSYVEIPNELSDKSKSALKSIGINKLYSHQAESIMASLSGKNVVVATMTSSGKSVCYNLPVLEALSHNLSSCALYLFPTKALAQDQLRALLTLTNGFDCGINIGVYDGDTSQKERTWLRENARLLITNPDMLHMAILPLHRQFSRILSNLSFVVIDEAHAYKGAFGCHTALILRRLRRLCSHVYGSDPSFVFCTATSSNPREHCMELANLSTLELIEKDGSPSSEKFFVLWNPVLPLRTELDKSEFGIDGRNASDKSLSPISEVSHLFAEMVQHGLRCIAFCKSRKLCELVLCYTREILEEVAPHHVNSICAYRAGYVSEDRRRIESEFFGGKLCGIAATNALELGIDVGHIDVTLHLGFPGSIASLWQQAGRSGRRERSSLAVYVAFEGPLDQYFMKFPQKLFCGPIECCHIDAQNQQVYEGAVYLHQGRTYLVKDLDLSRKIAYCEKAVMDYYTKTRDYTDIHIVGGKIAYPARVSKDQLPKTTAQANPCSVTTTWFGFCRIRRGSNQVLDTVDLSLPRYSYESQAVWISVPQSLKIIVEKKYSFRAGLHAACHAVLHVVPLYMRCNLSDLAPECPNPYDSRFFPERILLYDQHPGGTGVSKQIQPYFTELLHSALELLTCCHCSSDTGCPNCVQNLACQEYNELINKDAAIIIIKGVLDAEKTYFEGHPDSTPSC
- the LOC107912104 gene encoding uncharacterized ATP-dependent helicase YprA isoform X2; the protein is MAVKEIEVRTLSGESTTITVSPETTINDLKHLLKLSFAPATSSPNFHLFFKGTKLNLQCKVSSLAFQSGEFFVLIPFTKKNKPQVENPSFSNDASAASSFADSTYSDMMQEFSYLRDNSRKFSEGNNNNSNGHGDDDDDSFKSRRIQGGNIDKDERNEGHPYDLLWNVLRSSDRDLFEEKNCEKFVEVLQSMNCLSSPYSGKCMLLSEAIFRTSDDHASCLCPTWLRGLVEAFALLSILWAFLQLQTERMTTSRLKQVLGHLEKFGVGICMEDIEHLSVLCPKVVYFVNNDMEPKNFSNALVITHSSTKEADKFASKLEAGKTCRSLSKIFNLMKKWESSFKTSLWETIKLLMSKKNYENLLSFSLEDLLLFVKKGDYVLERNEAKRARRSSSSASNSHSVKRRCHDTSQLLPSEMVEHLRKSIGSDGQMVHVEKIGARKGSYVEIPNELSDKSKSALKSIGINKLYSHQAESIMASLSGKNVVVATMTSSGKSVCYNLPVLEALSHNLSSCALYLFPTKALAQDQLRALLTLTNGFDCGINIGVYDGDTSQKERTWLRENARLLITNPDMLHMAILPLHRQFSRILSNLSFVVIDEAHAYKGAFGCHTALILRRLRRLCSHVYGSDPSFVFCTATSSNPREHCMELANLSTLELIEKDGSPSSEKFFVLWNPVLPLRTELDKSEFGIDGRNASDKSLSPISEVSHLFAEMVQHGLRCIAFCKSRKLCELVLCYTREILEEVAPHHVNSICAYRAGYVSEDRRRIESEFFGGKLCGIAATNALELGIDVGHIDVTLHLGFPGSIASLWQQAGRSGRRERSSLAVYVAFEGPLDQYFMKFPQKLFCGPIECCHIDAQNQQVLEQHLVCAALEHPLSLLYDEKYFGSGLSKAINALKNRGYLTSNPSNDSLSKIWSYMGHEVYEGAVYLHQGRTYLVKDLDLSRKIAYCEKAVMDYYTKTRDYTDIHIVGGKIAYPARVSKDQLPKTTAQANPCSVTTTWFGFCRIRRGSNQVLDTVDLSLPRYSYESQAVWISVPQSLKIIVEKKYSFRAGLHAACHAVLHVVPLYMRCNLSDLAPECPNPYDSRFFPERILLYDQHPGGTGVSKQIQPYFTELLHSALELLTCCHCSSDTGCPNCVQNLACQEYNELINKDAAIIIIKGVLDAEKTYFEGHPDSTPSC
- the LOC107912104 gene encoding uncharacterized ATP-dependent helicase YprA isoform X3, with the translated sequence MAVKEIEVRTLSGESTTITVSPETTINDLKHLLKLSFAPATSSPNFHLFFKGTKLNLQCKVSSLAFQSGEFFVLIPFTKKNKPQVENPSFSNDASAASSFADSTYSDMMQEFSYLRDNSRKFSEGNNNNSNGHGDDDDDSFKSRRIQGGNIDKDERNEGHPYDLLWNVLRSSDRDLFEEKNCEKFVEVLQSMNCLSSPYSGKCMLLSEAIFRTSDDHASCLCPTWLRGLVEAFALLSILWAFLQLQTERMTTSRLKQVLGHLEKFGVGICMEDIEHLSVLCPKVVYFVNNDMEPKNFSNALVITHSSTKEADKFASKLEAGKTCRSLSKIFNLMKKWESSFKTSLWETIKLLMSKKNYENLLSFSLEDLLLFVKKGDYVLERNEAKRARRSSSSASNSHSVKRRCHDTSQLLPSEMVEHLRKSIGSDGQMVHVEKIGARKGSYVEIPNELSDKSKSALKSIGINKLYSHQAESIMASLSGKNVVVATMTSSGKSVCYNLPVLEALSHNLSSCALYLFPTKALAQDQLRALLTLTNGFDCGINIGVYDGDTSQKERTWLRENARLLITNPDMLHMAILPLHRQFSRILSNLSFVVIDEAHAYKGAFGCHTALILRRLRRLCSHVYGSDPSFVFCTATSSNPREHCMELANLSTLELIEKDGSPSSEKFFVLWNPVLPLRTELDKSEFGIDGRNASDKSLSPISEVSHLFAEMVQHGLRCIAFCKSRKLCELVLCYTREILEEVAPHHVNSICAYRAGYVSEDRRRIESEFFGGKLCGIAATNALELGIDVGHIDVTLHLGFPGSIASLWQQAGRSGRRERSSLAVYVAFEGPLDQYFMKFPQKLFCGPIECCHIDAQNQQKRPSRSISIRAIEAERYIVIDKQLNETLEEIEESRAFFQVYEGAVYLHQGRTYLVKDLDLSRKIAYCEKAVMDYYTKTRDYTDIHIVGGKIAYPARVSKDQLPKTTAQANPCSVTTTWFGFCRIRRGSNQVLDTVDLSLPRYSYESQAVWISVPQSLKIIVEKKYSFRAGLHAACHAVLHVVPLYMRCNLSDLAPECPNPYDSRFFPERILLYDQHPGGTGVSKQIQPYFTELLHSALELLTCCHCSSDTGCPNCVQNLACQEYNELINKDAAIIIIKGVLDAEKTYFEGHPDSTPSC